From Paraglaciecola sp. L1A13:
AGTGCACTCCACCGCTGATGAAAGTTTGAAACATGTGCTTTTGGCTGATGAAACCATTTGTATTGGTAAAGCATCCGCAACCGAAAGTTATTTAAATATTCCACGTATTATTGCGGCTGCAGAAATTACTAATTCTGTTGCTATTCACCCTGGTTACGGCTTTCTTGCAGAAAGTGCAGATTTTGCCGAGGCAGTTGAACGCAGTGGTTTTATCTTTATTGGACCAAAAGCTGAAACCATTAGTTTGATGGGTGACAAAGTGTCAGCGATTAAATCAATGAAAGCCGCTGGTGTACCTTGTGTTCCTGGGTCTGATGGACCTTTAGGCGACAATGAAGAGCGTAACAAAGAAATTGCAAAGCGCATCGGTTACCCGATAATCGTTAAAGCTGCAGGCGGCGGCGGTGGTCGTGGTATGCGTGTTGTTCGCAACGAAGATGAGTTAATCTCATCAATTGCGGCGACAAAAGGTGAGGCTGGTGCAGCATTCAATAATGACGTTGTGTACATGGAAAAATTCCTTGAGAACCCACGCCACGTTGAAATTCAAATATTGGCTGATGGGCAAGGCAACGCGATTCACTTAGGTGAGCGTGACTGTTCTATGCAGCGCCGTCATCAAAAAGTCGTTGAAGAAGCGCCAGCACCTGGCATTACCGAAGAGATGCGTGCTCGAATTGGCGCGCGTTGTTGCCAAGCTTGTGTTGATATAGGTTATCGTGGAGCGGGTACGTTTGAGTTCTTATTTGAAAACGACGAGTTCTATTTCATCGAAATGAATACGCGTATTCAAGTTGAGCACCCTGTATCAGAAATGATCACTGGTATCGATTTGATTAAAGAGCAACTGCGTATCGCTGATGGTCAAAAATTATCCATCACTCAAGATCAGGTACATATTCGTGGTCATGCGATTGAATGTCGTATTAATGCTGAAGATCCAGATACCTTCATTCCAAGCCCAGGTAAAATCAATATGTTCCATTCTCCTGGTGGGTTAGGTGTGCGCTGGGATTCGCATATATATGCGGGTTATACCGTGCCGCCTAACTATGATTCTATGATAGGTAAATTGATCACTTACGGCGAAACCCGTGAAGTGGCGATTGCCCGCATGCGTCATGCATTGGGTGAGTTGGTTATTGAAGGAATTAAAACGAATATCCCACTTCAGCAGCGTATTATGGCAGATGAAGCCTTCGCCGCTGGTGGTGCTAACATTCATTATCTTGAAAAGAAATTGGGCCTAGGCGGTCACTAATATCTTCTTCACATTGATGATTTTTAAAGAGCGCTTCGGCGCTCTTTTTTATTTTTACGTTTGTGAGTTTTTTGCAGCAGTGCGCTTTAACCACCATATCGAGTAGACAGCTATCGCAATGCCAGACACCACGTTGGCTAGTGCTATGCCAATAAAGACATAAGCGACTTTGGCATACATTGCGCCTAACCATGACAAAGGCACATAAAATAATGCCGAGCGAATAATATAATAGCCTAAGCCTACTTTCGCCTTACCGATCGAATTAAAAGCAGCAGCTGCGACAATGACAATACCGTAACCCCAGACGCTGATGGGTATAATACGCAGATATAAAAGTGCGTCATCGGTAACCGCAGGATCAGACGAGAATCCAGAGATGATGGCGGGTGCCCAGAACCACAAAAAAACACTTAGCAGTCCTGTCCAGGCGAGACATACCCAATAGCTTATTTTTAACCCATCGATGATGCGGAGTATTTTATGTGCTCCCCAGTTTTGTCCTGCCAACGGACCTATGGCTGAAGATAATGCGAGCATAGGAATGACCGCAAAAAATTCAATTCGAGTCGCTAAACCAAAGGCCGCAACAGATTTTTCGCCGAACGAAGCGATAATGGCGGTAACAATGGCGATACACAGTGGATTCACCATATTGCCGGCTGCTGCAGGTACTGCTATTGATAGCAACGAGCGCCATGAAGCTAAGAGCTCTTCTTTACTGGCAAGATGAAAGCTTATTAGCTTTTCGCGGATAACCAGTATGGCTAACGAAGCAAATAAAGTGAGTACCTGAGCGAATAGAGTACCTAATGCTGCGCCTTCTATATTGAAGGCAGGTATGACGCCCCAGCCGAATATTAAAATTGGCGTAGAAATAATATTAATGGCCGCTGATCCAATCATCACTAAGCTTGGCCAAAAAGCATCACCTACAGACCGTATTAACGCATTGGCAATCATGGGTACCACTAAAAATGGTACTGAAATAAACCAAATACGCATATAGCGGGCACCAAGCTCCAATACGTCTGATGAGGCCCCAAGCAAACTAAGCAGCGGTTTAACATTGAGATAACCGACCACAGCAACCACCATGACTACGACTATACCCAGCAGTAGACTGTCAGTAGACAAGCGTTTTGCGTGATCTGTATCATTCGAGCCGACTGCGCGCGACACGGCAGAGGCTGCACCAACGCCTAAGCCAATAGCCAAGCTAGATATACTCATGGTAACTGGGAAGCTAAACGACAAGGCGGCAAGATGTTCTGTACCGAGCTGGCTAACAAAGTAGGTATCAATTAATGACACCGATAACACAGCGATGATGCCAAGGATCATAGGTAAAGTGAGTTTAGCCAATACCTTGTGAACGGGCGGGCGAGTTAAGTCGCGAGATGAGGACAAAATAGCTCCGAAAATACAAAAAAGATAAGCATAAGAACGCATTTACTAGCATAAAAGTTCATGTAACTGCGCCAAGATATTAGTTTACGCAGAATCCGCTAAATAACTAATGTTATACTGGCTTCTTTGCCATTTGATAAGACCCGCTATGCCTTGGATCCAACTCATTATCGATACACAAGCCAAAGATGCTGAACAAGTCGGCGACATGCTAAGTGCCAATGGTGCCCAAGCTGTTACCTTTGTTGACGCGAAAGACACACCCATGTACGAGCCGAAACCAGGCGAAGTGATGTTGTGGCCTGAAACCCAAGTGGTGGGTTTGTATGAAGCCGATCACGATATGGATGGGGTAGTTGCCAGGCTTAGTAAATCAAAAGTGCTAGGCGCTAATTTTCCTCATAAACTTGACCAGTTAGAAGATAAAGACTGGGAGCGAGAATGGATGGATAACTTTCATCCTATGCGTTTTGGCGAGCGATTATGGATTTGCCCAAGCTGGCGTGATGTACCTGACCCTTCAGCGGTTAACGTTATGCTCGACCCTGGATTAGCATTTGGTACCGGAACGCACCCAACAACAGCTCTCTGTTTACGTTGGTTAGATGCCTTAGAGCTAACGAATAAGTTGGTAGTCGACTTTGGCTGTGGCTCTGGCATATTAGGTATCGCCGCGATTAAACTAGGTGCTGAACGTGTAGTGGGTATCGACATCGACCCGCAAGCCTTGTTATCGAGCCAGACCAATGCCGACCGCAATCACATTGGTGATAAAATCGAGCTATATTTACCGCAACATCAACCTGAACTGCAAGCTGATGTGGTGCTGGCTAATATTCTTGCTGGACCACTGCGGGACTTACGAGAAGTGATCACGGCTTACTGTAAATCAGGTGGCAAGCTAGTATTGTCCGGTATTTTGGCTGAACAAGCTCAAGACATAAATGACCTCTACAGCCAAGATTTCGACATGGAGCCTATCGAGATTGATGGGGAGTGGGCTCGAGTATCGGGTAAGCGTAAATAAAGGGATTTAATTCATTATTGCGCTAGGGCTGCAATCTTGTTTGTAGGCCTAGCGGATTCCACGCTAAAATTTTTCTCATTAACTTTTTTAATTCTGTCCGCGCAAAGTAACGGCAACGCTTCACAACGCTCTGTTTTCCCTCCTCTTGTTTTTTGATAGTGACTTAAAGAAAGCACTTTACGCACCAATGTACTTTCGTTCATTAATTGATATGTGTAATCAGCATCAGCACACCCTCTATTTGTTATTTTTTATCGATCTCCAGCTAGCTTAGTCATTACCTAATGCGTAAACACGCTTGCCTAATGGTCAAATAAAGATCAATGAAAGCGCTTTCATTAAGGTTAAGCCTTTGCTATTGTAAAAATATTGTTTCCTAGCTGTTAATTATTTATCTCTGTGAGTATTCGACTATTCACGCAGGTTTATCTCTACGTTGCAAAATGAAAGCGCTTTCATATTTATATTAAACGCCTTAATTAACGAAGCAAATTTAGAGACGAAAGCATGAAGTGCTTAGGGGTTAACTAAAACAGAAAAATTAGTGAAACGATATTTGGGCTTTGTCGTGTGTTACCAAACATCCTGTGATTGGCAGGACGCCGGATTCGACCAGCCTAGTTTAACAAGTAGTCGATATTAAAAATGCGCTTGTACAGGGCAGATCACAAGAAATAAGTCTAGGAGAAACACATGAAGAAAACCATTAAACACATCGCTCTCGCCACCAGTATTTTGCTGACCTCTAACCAAGCAATGGCCACTTTGTTAACAGGTGGCGATTTCTCTAATACCTGTAATGTCAGTGCCTGGGATCAATTTGGAAATGTCTCGGTTAGTGGCACGCCAGGTAATTGTGCCGCGACCTTAAGTGTCAATGATACGGTTGATTTTGAAGCCGAACTATCACAAGGATTGTCATTAGTTAGTGGCACTGATTATCTTTTAAATATTAATTTTAGTGTCGACACCACGCTGATTGACTCGACATTCGATGACGAGTTTTCTATCAGTCTTTTTAATCAAGATTTTGACTATGTGGAGTTATTCTCCATGCCCATCGTGTCTATGCAGAGCTTTACTGAATCATTAGCGATACAAGCATCTGAGCTGAGCAGTTACGTTAATCAAGACTGGTCACTATCGTTTTATATGTTCGACGGTTTTGCTGTCGATGATAATCAATCTTCTGTATCTATTAGCTTTACTGCCCTAGAAGAGGTGGCGACAGATGTGCCTGAACCATCAACTTTAGCATTTTTACTACTGGGCTGTGCAGGTGTGTTGAGTCGTAAAAAAATCTCTCAAGCATTTTCCAGTAAATCGTTGCAAACCAGATCTCTAAACGCGCAAACCACTGTTGAGATAAGCCAATGAAAATTAGAAACGATATGAGCGGGGTACTCGGTGCCCTTTTACTCTTTGCGTCTTGTTCGGCATCCGCTCAGTGGGGTCCGTTAGACAATACCATAAGCGTATCTCAATCCAGCGCCCGATATGTGCGCGGTGAAGGCGCATATATAGTGCAGGTTAAAGCGACCAACAGCAGTTCGCAATCCATTCGTGGGCCTTTTAGAGTGCTGGTGGATAACGCGAGCTTAACCGTAAAGGACGCCGACGGACAGACAGACGAAGGTGTTCCATATTTTGATTTTTTACTGGGAGACATCGCCCCAGGTGAAACCATATCGGTAAACGTGCGTTTTGAGTACGAGCGACGGACACGACTAACTTTCGATTTAGCAATACAAAGCAATGCAGAGCTTGATGAAGACAATGATGGTGTTAATGATGACATCGATCAGTGTCTTGAAACGCCCACGGGCATAGAGGTTGATGAGACAGGTTGCTCGCTAGTAACCAATGACTCTGATTGGACACTCGTGTGGAGTGATGAGTTTAATGGCAGCGTTATTGATGACACTAAATGGACTCATGAAGTAAATTGTGACGGTGGGGGTAACAACGAGAAACAGTGCTACACCGACAACGCAGAAAATGCCTATCTTGAAAACGGTATTCTGAAAATAGTAGCCAAAGCTGAATCCAATCAAACTTTACCCTACAGCTCAGCTCGCCTAATCAGTAAAGAAAAAGGTGACTGGACTTACGGCCGCTTTGAGATACGCGCAAAAGCGCCTAGTGGCCAAGGTGCATGGCCAGCAATATGGATGCTGCCTACCGACTACAAGTACGGTGGTTGGCCGCACTCGGGGGAAATCGATATCTTCGAAGCGGTAAACCTTGGGGTGCCTTTGAACGATGACAGCGGTGCTGTTGAGTCCAATGTACATGGCACGCTGCATTATGGAGCCAGTTGGCCGAACAATTCCTACACAGGGCAAAGCTATGCATTGCCCAATGCCGCTAATCCCGCCAATGATTTTCATGTGTATGCGGTAGAGTGGGAAGAAGGTGAAATACGCTGGTATGTTGACGGTGTGTTGTACCAAACGCAATTGAAATCAGAAGTTAGCTACGACACTGATGGTCAAGCAGATGGCCTTGATCATCGAGGTTGGTTTACCGAGCAAGACGGCGAAAATTTATTGAATAACGCACCCTTTGATGAGCGTTTTCATTTATTGCTCAACTTTGCCGTAGGTGGCAGTTGGCCTGAAGCGGTCAATCAGGGTGGGGTCGATTCATCTGCGTTTGACGGGCAAAATAGCTTTGATGTGGATTATGTGCGGGTCTATGAGTGTTCAATTTCACCTAGTACAGGTGAAGGCTGCGCGACGGTAACAGACAACTATTTAGATCCTATTGCCGACGGCGGCACCTTAGTCAATGGCGCAGCGCCGGTTCCTACCGCACCGTCAGATGGCATTGCGCGAGATTTGATCATCTTTGATGATGAAATGCTGCCCACATGGCCTGCCTGGGATTGTTGCGGAGACACAAGCCCGCGTGTGATTTTTGATGATGAAAGTCAGTCTCAAGTGGTTGAGTTTGAAGTAAATGGTGCCCCGGCGGTGCTGGGCTTTAATACCAATCAAGCAACGAATCCTAGCCCTTTTGATGCATCTCCTATGTATGAAGCGGGTGTGCTTGAATTTGATTTGAAGCTCGTTACACCCCCTAATAATAATGCAGCTGGTTGGAATCTTAAAGTTGAGCAAGGCGGCGCCGCAACGGCCGGGGAAATTAGCATTGCTACCCCAACGGCTGCTTGGCAGCATTATTCAGTCCCTTTAAAATCCCTTAGCAATGCGGGTCTGAATCTAAATGGTATTGATATCGTTATGCTGTTTCCAGATTGGGGACAAGGAGAAGGCGCGGTATTTAGAGTTGATAATGTCGCTTTTTTGCAGTCAGCTGACGAGGGGAATTCAGGTGGAGAAGTTGAAAGCGATTTAACGGCCATTGACTTCGAGCAAGATGGTTTTGGCGCATCGTTAAGCTGGAATGTGTTTGAGAACAGTGATAACCCGCCGATAGAACTTGTTGCTAATCCTGATAGCGCAGGCATTAATGGCTCATCAACGGTAGCAAAAATTACCGCGCGAGTGGCTGGTGCACCTTGGGTTGGCGCTGAGATACAGCATGGTCAACTTACACCATTCACGTTAGACGCCAGTAACAGTCTGGTTAAAATCATGGTGTACAAAAGCGTCATCAGTGATGTAGGCCTAAAATTCGCAATCGCCAGCGGCGGAGCACAAGGCGAACTTAAAGTTGCTAATCAGAAAGTCAATGAATGGGAAGAACTTACATTCGACTTCAGCGATTATATTGGGTTAGTTGAAGCGATAGATATCGATCAAATTATTGTTTTTCCCGACTTTGACTTCAGCACCCGAGCACAAGACAACATAGTGTACTTCGATAACATTCGATTCTTCGGCAGCGATGATGATGAAAGCGGCGGTGGCGATGACGGCAATGAAAATCCTATACCGGTAAGCGAGCTAGTTAATAATGGTGATTTCACCAATGGTACTGATGGCTGGATTGGCGCAGTCAACGTTATAACAGACAACGGCAATAATGTATTTATGGCCGATGTAGCTGCTGCGGGTAACCCCTGGGATGTTAACCTCAGTCAAATTCTGACCTTGGTGCCCGGCGAAACCTACGAGCTTACGTTCAAAGCAAAAGCGTCGGTTGTGCGCAGCGTGATAGCGGGGTTGGGGCTTAATCACGATCCTTGGAGCAATGTAACTCAGACTACGGCGCTGAGCACCCAGTGGCAAACATTTACCTATACCCTTACCCCGACTGATTTTGGGGATGATAACAGCCGAGTGTTCTTCGATTTAGGCGCAGAAACCGGTGCTGTGTATATTGATGATGTGAGTGTCACAGTCAAAGATACGACAGATAATGGTGGTGGGGACCAAGGTGGGAGCAGTGACTTAACCGCGTTCGATTTTGAAGCACAAGGTTTTGGTGCCCAATTGAATTGGAACGTATTTGAAAATGGCGACAATAGCCCGCTCGAATTTGTGTCTAATCCCAATCCTTCTGGCATTAATAACTCATCCACAGTGGCAAAACTCACCGCGCAAGTTGAAGGTGCGCCATGGGTCGGTACGGAGATCCAGCACGGCCAAATAACACCTTTCACCCTAGACCCATCCAATAGCTT
This genomic window contains:
- the accC gene encoding acetyl-CoA carboxylase biotin carboxylase subunit, producing the protein MLDKVLIANRGEIALRILRACKELGIKTVAVHSTADESLKHVLLADETICIGKASATESYLNIPRIIAAAEITNSVAIHPGYGFLAESADFAEAVERSGFIFIGPKAETISLMGDKVSAIKSMKAAGVPCVPGSDGPLGDNEERNKEIAKRIGYPIIVKAAGGGGGRGMRVVRNEDELISSIAATKGEAGAAFNNDVVYMEKFLENPRHVEIQILADGQGNAIHLGERDCSMQRRHQKVVEEAPAPGITEEMRARIGARCCQACVDIGYRGAGTFEFLFENDEFYFIEMNTRIQVEHPVSEMITGIDLIKEQLRIADGQKLSITQDQVHIRGHAIECRINAEDPDTFIPSPGKINMFHSPGGLGVRWDSHIYAGYTVPPNYDSMIGKLITYGETREVAIARMRHALGELVIEGIKTNIPLQQRIMADEAFAAGGANIHYLEKKLGLGGH
- the prmA gene encoding 50S ribosomal protein L11 methyltransferase — translated: MPWIQLIIDTQAKDAEQVGDMLSANGAQAVTFVDAKDTPMYEPKPGEVMLWPETQVVGLYEADHDMDGVVARLSKSKVLGANFPHKLDQLEDKDWEREWMDNFHPMRFGERLWICPSWRDVPDPSAVNVMLDPGLAFGTGTHPTTALCLRWLDALELTNKLVVDFGCGSGILGIAAIKLGAERVVGIDIDPQALLSSQTNADRNHIGDKIELYLPQHQPELQADVVLANILAGPLRDLREVITAYCKSGGKLVLSGILAEQAQDINDLYSQDFDMEPIEIDGEWARVSGKRK
- a CDS encoding PEP-CTERM sorting domain-containing protein, encoding MKKTIKHIALATSILLTSNQAMATLLTGGDFSNTCNVSAWDQFGNVSVSGTPGNCAATLSVNDTVDFEAELSQGLSLVSGTDYLLNINFSVDTTLIDSTFDDEFSISLFNQDFDYVELFSMPIVSMQSFTESLAIQASELSSYVNQDWSLSFYMFDGFAVDDNQSSVSISFTALEEVATDVPEPSTLAFLLLGCAGVLSRKKISQAFSSKSLQTRSLNAQTTVEISQ
- a CDS encoding MATE family efflux transporter, with translation MSSSRDLTRPPVHKVLAKLTLPMILGIIAVLSVSLIDTYFVSQLGTEHLAALSFSFPVTMSISSLAIGLGVGAASAVSRAVGSNDTDHAKRLSTDSLLLGIVVVMVVAVVGYLNVKPLLSLLGASSDVLELGARYMRIWFISVPFLVVPMIANALIRSVGDAFWPSLVMIGSAAINIISTPILIFGWGVIPAFNIEGAALGTLFAQVLTLFASLAILVIREKLISFHLASKEELLASWRSLLSIAVPAAAGNMVNPLCIAIVTAIIASFGEKSVAAFGLATRIEFFAVIPMLALSSAIGPLAGQNWGAHKILRIIDGLKISYWVCLAWTGLLSVFLWFWAPAIISGFSSDPAVTDDALLYLRIIPISVWGYGIVIVAAAAFNSIGKAKVGLGYYIIRSALFYVPLSWLGAMYAKVAYVFIGIALANVVSGIAIAVYSIWWLKRTAAKNSQT